A stretch of the Malus sylvestris chromosome 10, drMalSylv7.2, whole genome shotgun sequence genome encodes the following:
- the LOC126586158 gene encoding probable galacturonosyltransferase 4 isoform X1, with translation MMVRNVVMVMLFVTVIAPIILYTDRLASISIQASSSSSSSSSSSGDDDFFEDVTAFPANSARTTARLNLLPQESSTTTRLKEPVGVVYSDDSTDSLPETEGTSAHPNHSLQHQDGHSVDSMEHVSARVLSTTTDPDLSQTDNPIRQVTQTLEQGNLFLSELDAKIGVSEQNDDDASRTRETKPEQQSTQTSSKVDRRRPTKTMTVKQNDETAIPDVRVRHLRDQLIRAKVYLSLPATRNNPHFTREIRLRIKEVQKALGDASKDSDLPRNAYDKLKAMEQTLTKGEQIQDDCAAMVKKLRAMLHSMEEQLRVHKKQALFLTQLTAKTLPRGLHCLPLRLTTEYYTLNSSQQKFPNQEKLEDPRMYHYALFSDNVLATAVVVNSTVTHAKDPANHVFHIVTDRLNYAATRMWFLVNPPGKATIQVQSIEEFSWLNSSYSPVLKQLGSASMIDYYFRTHRSNSDSNLKFRNPKYLSILNHLRFYLPEIFPKLNKVLFLDDDVVVQKDLTAVWSLDLKGNVNGAVETCGESFHRFDRYLNFSNPLISKNFDAHACGWAYGMNIFDLKEWKKQNITEVYHGWQKLNHDRQLWKLGTLPPGLITFWKRTYPLDRSWHVLGLGYNPSVNRKEIDRAAVIHYNGNMKPWLEIGIPKYRNYWAKFVDYDQMYMRECNINP, from the exons ATGATGGTTAGGAATGTGGTGATGGTCATGTTGTTTGTAACGGTGATTGCTCCCATTATTCTTTACACTGATCGCCTTGCCTCCATCTCCATCCaggcctcttcctcctcctcctcctcctcctcctcct CTGGAGACGACGACTTCTTTGAAGATGTTACAGCCTTT CCTGCAAATTCTGCTCGTACTACTGCCCGTCTAAATCTGCTTCCTCAG GAATCATCCACAACCACAAGGCTTAAAGAACCAGTAGGAGTCGTATATTCCGACGACTCCACTGATTCATTACCAGAGACAGAGGGGACCTCCGCCCACCCCAATCACTCTCTTCAACATCAAG ATGGGCATTCAGTCGACTCCATGGAGCATGTATCAGCTAGAGTGTTATCTACCACCACTGACCCAGATCTGTCTCAAACAGATAACCCCATCAGACAGGTCACTCAAACGCTTGAGCAAGGAAATCTGTTTCTGTCCGAGTTGGATGCCAAAATAGGAGTTTCTGAGCAAAATGATGATGATGCCTCTCGGACAAGG GAAACAAAACCAGAACAACAATCCACTCAAACCTCCAGCAAGGTTGATCGAAGAAGACCCACAAAAACTATGACTGTAAAACAAAACGATGAAACGGCTATTCCAGATGTCCGGGTACGACATCTTAGAGACCAGCTTATCAGGGCAAAGGTTTACCTATCTCTTCCAGCCACAAGAAACAACCCCCATTTCACAAGGGAGATTCGGCTGCGGATAAAAGAAGTTCAAAAAGCTCTTGGGGATGCAAGCAAGGATTCTGACCTCCCAAGGAA CGCCTACGATAAGTTGAAGGCAATGGAACAGACATTGACTAAAGGAGAGCAGATTCAAGATGACTGCGCTGCTATGGTGAAAAAGCTTCGGGCTATGCTCCATTCAATGGAAGAGCAACTCCGGGTGCACAAGAAGCAGGCTTTGTTCTTGACGCAACTAACAGCAAAAACACTTCCAAGGGGACTTCACTGTCTTCCGTTACGCCTTACCACTGAATACTATACCTTAAATTCTTCTCAGCAGAAGTTTCCCAATCAAGAGAAATTAGAAGATCCCCGGATGTACCATTATGCATTATTCTCGGACAATGTATTGGCTACAGCGGTGGTTGTAAACTCAACTGTCACCCATGCTAAG GACCCTGCAAACCATGTTTTTCACATTGTCACTGACAGGCTCAATTATGCTGCTACGAGAATGTGGTTTTTGGTAAATCCACCGGGCAAGGCCACTATTCAGGTTCAAAGCATTGAAGAATTTTCATGGTTGAATTCGAGTTACAGTCCAGTTCTGAAGCAGTTGGGTTCTGCATCCATGATAGATTATTACTTTAGGACTCATCGGTCCAATTCTGATTCAAACTTGAAGTTTCGAAACCCAAAGTACTTGTCTATCCTGAACCATCTCCGCTTTTACCTTCCGGAGATCTTCCCGAAGCTCAACAAAGTTCTATTCTTGGATGATGACGTAGTTGTGCAGAAGGATCTTACTGCGGTATGGTCCCTTGACTTGAAGGGAAATGTTAATGGTGCTGTGGAGACTTGTGGAGAAAGCTTCCATCGCTTTGATCGGTATCTTAACTTTTCAAATCCTCTAATCTCAAAGAATTTTGATGCCCATGCTTGCGGATGGGCATATGGAATGAATATATTTGATTTGAAGGAATGGAAGAAGCAAAACATCACAGAAGTGTACCACGGATGGCAGAAGCTG AATCATGATAGACAACTGTGGAAGTTGGGAACGCTACCACCTGGTCTCATAACGTTTTGGAAACGCACATACCCACTGGATCGCTCCTGGCATGTGTTGGGCCTTGGTTATAACCCTAGTGTTAACCGGAAGGAAATTGATCGAGCAGCTGTTATACACTACAACGGCAACATGAAACCGTGGCTTGAGATAGGCATACCGAAATACCGAAATTACTGGGCAAAGTTTGTTGACTATGATCAAATGTACATGCGGGAGTGCAACATCAATCCATAG
- the LOC126586158 gene encoding probable galacturonosyltransferase 4 isoform X2, producing the protein MMVRNVVMVMLFVTVIAPIILYTDRLASISIQASSSSSSSSGDDDFFEDVTAFPANSARTTARLNLLPQESSTTTRLKEPVGVVYSDDSTDSLPETEGTSAHPNHSLQHQDGHSVDSMEHVSARVLSTTTDPDLSQTDNPIRQVTQTLEQGNLFLSELDAKIGVSEQNDDDASRTRETKPEQQSTQTSSKVDRRRPTKTMTVKQNDETAIPDVRVRHLRDQLIRAKVYLSLPATRNNPHFTREIRLRIKEVQKALGDASKDSDLPRNAYDKLKAMEQTLTKGEQIQDDCAAMVKKLRAMLHSMEEQLRVHKKQALFLTQLTAKTLPRGLHCLPLRLTTEYYTLNSSQQKFPNQEKLEDPRMYHYALFSDNVLATAVVVNSTVTHAKDPANHVFHIVTDRLNYAATRMWFLVNPPGKATIQVQSIEEFSWLNSSYSPVLKQLGSASMIDYYFRTHRSNSDSNLKFRNPKYLSILNHLRFYLPEIFPKLNKVLFLDDDVVVQKDLTAVWSLDLKGNVNGAVETCGESFHRFDRYLNFSNPLISKNFDAHACGWAYGMNIFDLKEWKKQNITEVYHGWQKLNHDRQLWKLGTLPPGLITFWKRTYPLDRSWHVLGLGYNPSVNRKEIDRAAVIHYNGNMKPWLEIGIPKYRNYWAKFVDYDQMYMRECNINP; encoded by the exons ATGATGGTTAGGAATGTGGTGATGGTCATGTTGTTTGTAACGGTGATTGCTCCCATTATTCTTTACACTGATCGCCTTGCCTCCATCTCCATCCaggcctcttcctcctcctcctcctcctc TGGAGACGACGACTTCTTTGAAGATGTTACAGCCTTT CCTGCAAATTCTGCTCGTACTACTGCCCGTCTAAATCTGCTTCCTCAG GAATCATCCACAACCACAAGGCTTAAAGAACCAGTAGGAGTCGTATATTCCGACGACTCCACTGATTCATTACCAGAGACAGAGGGGACCTCCGCCCACCCCAATCACTCTCTTCAACATCAAG ATGGGCATTCAGTCGACTCCATGGAGCATGTATCAGCTAGAGTGTTATCTACCACCACTGACCCAGATCTGTCTCAAACAGATAACCCCATCAGACAGGTCACTCAAACGCTTGAGCAAGGAAATCTGTTTCTGTCCGAGTTGGATGCCAAAATAGGAGTTTCTGAGCAAAATGATGATGATGCCTCTCGGACAAGG GAAACAAAACCAGAACAACAATCCACTCAAACCTCCAGCAAGGTTGATCGAAGAAGACCCACAAAAACTATGACTGTAAAACAAAACGATGAAACGGCTATTCCAGATGTCCGGGTACGACATCTTAGAGACCAGCTTATCAGGGCAAAGGTTTACCTATCTCTTCCAGCCACAAGAAACAACCCCCATTTCACAAGGGAGATTCGGCTGCGGATAAAAGAAGTTCAAAAAGCTCTTGGGGATGCAAGCAAGGATTCTGACCTCCCAAGGAA CGCCTACGATAAGTTGAAGGCAATGGAACAGACATTGACTAAAGGAGAGCAGATTCAAGATGACTGCGCTGCTATGGTGAAAAAGCTTCGGGCTATGCTCCATTCAATGGAAGAGCAACTCCGGGTGCACAAGAAGCAGGCTTTGTTCTTGACGCAACTAACAGCAAAAACACTTCCAAGGGGACTTCACTGTCTTCCGTTACGCCTTACCACTGAATACTATACCTTAAATTCTTCTCAGCAGAAGTTTCCCAATCAAGAGAAATTAGAAGATCCCCGGATGTACCATTATGCATTATTCTCGGACAATGTATTGGCTACAGCGGTGGTTGTAAACTCAACTGTCACCCATGCTAAG GACCCTGCAAACCATGTTTTTCACATTGTCACTGACAGGCTCAATTATGCTGCTACGAGAATGTGGTTTTTGGTAAATCCACCGGGCAAGGCCACTATTCAGGTTCAAAGCATTGAAGAATTTTCATGGTTGAATTCGAGTTACAGTCCAGTTCTGAAGCAGTTGGGTTCTGCATCCATGATAGATTATTACTTTAGGACTCATCGGTCCAATTCTGATTCAAACTTGAAGTTTCGAAACCCAAAGTACTTGTCTATCCTGAACCATCTCCGCTTTTACCTTCCGGAGATCTTCCCGAAGCTCAACAAAGTTCTATTCTTGGATGATGACGTAGTTGTGCAGAAGGATCTTACTGCGGTATGGTCCCTTGACTTGAAGGGAAATGTTAATGGTGCTGTGGAGACTTGTGGAGAAAGCTTCCATCGCTTTGATCGGTATCTTAACTTTTCAAATCCTCTAATCTCAAAGAATTTTGATGCCCATGCTTGCGGATGGGCATATGGAATGAATATATTTGATTTGAAGGAATGGAAGAAGCAAAACATCACAGAAGTGTACCACGGATGGCAGAAGCTG AATCATGATAGACAACTGTGGAAGTTGGGAACGCTACCACCTGGTCTCATAACGTTTTGGAAACGCACATACCCACTGGATCGCTCCTGGCATGTGTTGGGCCTTGGTTATAACCCTAGTGTTAACCGGAAGGAAATTGATCGAGCAGCTGTTATACACTACAACGGCAACATGAAACCGTGGCTTGAGATAGGCATACCGAAATACCGAAATTACTGGGCAAAGTTTGTTGACTATGATCAAATGTACATGCGGGAGTGCAACATCAATCCATAG